Proteins from one Candidatus Methylomirabilis sp. genomic window:
- a CDS encoding ABC transporter ATP-binding protein — MKTLRLRDLSKTYFDPYAGGHVTAVVDVSLEVTQGEFVAIVGPSGCGKTTLLNMIAGFIPPSRGEIHLDGRSVKGPGPDRGVVFQSFALFPWKTVLENVTFGPKMRGVPRDERDRIGQEYLALVGLAGTEGRYPAELSGGMQQRVGVARALANGPDVLLMDEPFASVDAQTRMTLQEELTRIWQDRRPTILFVTHDVEEAVFLANRVVVLSSAPGRVVAELPVTLPRPRTWARLVEDPAFKALVATVLGLVRPA; from the coding sequence GTGAAGACCTTACGGCTCCGCGACCTCTCCAAGACCTACTTCGACCCCTACGCCGGGGGACACGTCACCGCGGTCGTGGACGTGTCGCTCGAGGTCACGCAGGGGGAGTTCGTTGCGATCGTCGGCCCGTCCGGGTGTGGCAAGACGACGCTCCTGAACATGATCGCGGGATTCATCCCCCCCTCCCGCGGGGAGATCCACCTGGACGGTCGGAGCGTCAAGGGGCCAGGTCCTGACCGGGGGGTGGTCTTCCAGTCGTTTGCGCTCTTCCCGTGGAAGACGGTGCTGGAGAACGTGACCTTCGGGCCCAAGATGCGCGGGGTGCCACGGGACGAGCGGGATCGGATCGGCCAGGAGTACCTGGCGCTGGTCGGGCTGGCAGGGACGGAGGGGCGCTACCCGGCGGAGCTCTCCGGGGGGATGCAGCAGCGCGTGGGCGTGGCCCGGGCCCTCGCGAACGGCCCCGATGTCCTCCTGATGGATGAACCGTTCGCGAGCGTGGACGCCCAGACGCGGATGACGCTCCAGGAGGAGCTGACGCGAATCTGGCAGGACCGCCGCCCCACGATTCTCTTCGTGACCCACGACGTGGAGGAAGCGGTCTTCCTGGCGAATCGGGTGGTCGTGCTCTCCAGCGCCCCCGGGCGGGTGGTGGCCGAGCTTCCCGTGACGCTCCCGCGGCCGCGGACCTGGGCGCGTCTGGTGGAGGATCCGGCCTTCAAGGCCCTGGTGGCGACGGTGTTGGGACTGGTGAGGCCCGCGTGA
- a CDS encoding ABC transporter substrate-binding protein, with translation MKRVGLGLVLSVLVAWPLQVAAQVKPSPIKVKAGIVAAIDQLGVPIALERGTFEKWGLEVTIARPYATGVDQLNALQAGEIELAQVGVPMIGAVLRGMDLVILGNYTGSAARLGSDTTMALVAREGSGIATGNLASLRGKRIAASFGTINHLYILALLERAGLTPQDVALVNTPPPDMTVALLAKGVDAFSAWDPWPIVATRDVPGAYEVIRGGGVIGFLGFNVALREWVEQNGGTVERFLAACSEADRWMRANPKAAAQVATRWIPGLKLEVAEAAMQFNIEQVDRRLSANNYRALWSAQDRLHRLGFIKATFDVNKHFAPKHILKVMKEHPDLFSDLAPIPPAAALGPTFTFRP, from the coding sequence ATGAAGCGGGTAGGGCTCGGACTCGTGCTCTCGGTGCTGGTCGCATGGCCTCTCCAGGTCGCGGCGCAGGTGAAGCCGTCGCCGATCAAGGTGAAGGCTGGCATCGTCGCCGCGATTGACCAGCTGGGCGTCCCGATCGCGCTCGAGCGGGGCACCTTCGAGAAGTGGGGGCTCGAGGTGACGATCGCGCGCCCATACGCCACGGGGGTGGACCAGCTCAATGCGCTCCAGGCCGGGGAGATCGAGCTCGCGCAGGTCGGGGTGCCGATGATCGGCGCCGTCCTCCGGGGGATGGACCTCGTGATCCTGGGCAATTACACCGGGAGCGCCGCCCGGCTCGGCTCGGACACGACGATGGCGCTGGTGGCGCGCGAGGGCTCCGGCATCGCCACGGGGAACCTCGCGAGCCTCCGCGGCAAGCGGATCGCCGCCTCCTTCGGGACAATCAACCACCTGTACATCTTGGCGCTCCTCGAGCGGGCCGGCCTCACCCCTCAGGACGTCGCCCTCGTTAACACACCTCCTCCGGACATGACCGTGGCCCTCCTCGCCAAAGGGGTCGACGCCTTCAGCGCCTGGGACCCGTGGCCGATCGTTGCGACGCGGGACGTCCCCGGGGCGTACGAGGTCATCCGGGGGGGCGGGGTCATTGGCTTTCTCGGCTTCAACGTCGCACTCCGGGAGTGGGTCGAGCAGAACGGCGGGACGGTCGAGCGGTTCCTGGCCGCCTGTTCCGAGGCCGACAGGTGGATGCGGGCCAACCCGAAGGCCGCCGCGCAGGTGGCCACCCGCTGGATCCCTGGGCTGAAGCTCGAGGTCGCGGAGGCCGCGATGCAGTTCAACATCGAGCAGGTGGACCGGCGCCTCTCGGCGAACAACTACCGGGCGCTCTGGAGCGCCCAGGATCGCCTCCACCGTCTGGGATTCATCAAGGCGACGTTCGACGTCAACAAACACTTCGCGCCGAAGCACATCCTGAAGGTGATGAAGGAGCACCCCGACCTCTTTTCCGACCTCGCCCCGATCCCTCCCGCCGCCGCGCTGGGACCGACGTTCACCTTCCGCCCCTAA